GGATAAAACATGTCCAAATTTGCAAGTGCCTTTGTCtatatttcaagaaaatatatacattgaGGATTTCAGATTAAAACTTATACTATTTCATTCTCTAGtgttattttcaataaaataatacattggTTTAAATGGAATATTTGTAAAAGAAGAGCACAAGACAGTTAGTGCACCTACCATATCACGCCTTGTATCTTTTTTTTGCAGAAAAGGTTGTGCCTTTAAGTATCTTATTTGATGTAACCTAATCAGCAAAGATACTTTTGTTTAAACTTTAAGCTTTGAAGCTGCAAAAATTATTCCCATCCTAACAACCTCGCCGTTTTCTGGTCCAAGGGGGGTATTAGTTAATCTACAAAGGCATCAAACAAGAGTGATCATGTCACCCATGACATGTTTAGATGAAAAAGATGAGTAcctaaaaagggaaaaggaaaaagacaacTTTTTTATCCCAACAAAAGTAGACGTTGTAACGGATCAAACAAGTCGTTGTCTTCATGTTAAGCTAGAAAATGAACACAGAAAACCTAAATATCCTTCAAGTGTTCAtcatttttctcctttctttcttattttgcaGTTTTGTTTGCCTCCGTACTTGCACTTGTAGTTCCTATCGGGCATTGGGATACATATGGCTTCAGCTGAAAAAGAAACGAGAAAAGAGAGGAATTATTCAATCGCGAGGTTTTATCAACTTCACAGAAATCAAGTAGTCACAAGTTTCATAAACATTCTCTACGATCTAGTGAACACTTGAAACTTTTTCCAACACTCTAGATAGAGTGAGTAGTTTCTTTTACCTAAATTATAGactatgtttttttctttatggAATTCTGTATATTCAACTATAATTTCCAGAGAAGCTGAGACGAGGAGCACTATCTTGGAAAATAGTGGAAAGTGAACTCCCTCCAATATTGACTGCTAAGAGGAGAGAAAGCAGCAGCACCACAGAACACAAGAAAGTGCAATCTGATCACTGAAAATTAAGCTCATTTTGGGGTATGCTGAAAAGTCCATGCCCTAATCCATTGGCTAGAAATTGCTAGTTCTAACCTACCTCAAGCACTAtctgtttcaaaattttaaaagactagGAGGAAAAGATCAACGTGATGGAATTACCCAAAGaatgtataaatatttcataCTTTTTGGACAAAAAGAAAGTGAATGGATATAAATACAAATCAGAAGAAGGTGGTGATCTAAGCAAGTGCTGGGCTGGTGGGCCCAACGGAAATCACAAGTGACAAGTATTTCCTGGAAGAGACTGAAAGTTATATACAACTTTCTTTAGATAAATCAAAAAGAGTTCATTAATAATACACCAAGATAGTGTTATCTTAACAGAGTGTCTTGTAAAAGTTACGAAACTGGCAACCTCTAGCTGACCAATGTATTTAGCATTTATATCATTATCTACTCTTTTAAGGCTCTTCGCTCATCTAAGATACGACAAAAGAATAAAGGTAGAATGAATGAAATAGAACAGCTGTTACTTTATAACCTGATTCCCTATTGACTATAATCTAGCTCCAAATTTATATACTTCCCTTAATCATCGCTTGGATGGAAATAAAGTTGGAAGTCAGTGATTTCGGTCACTATGTGAACAATAGAAATTATAATTAGTAAAACATCTATATCATATCTACTCTGTAAGGCTTTTAGCTCATCCAAGATACATCATGGAAAAAGAATAAAGGTAGGAACGAGTGAAATAACACATCTATTGCTTTGATAACCAGATTCCAAATTGACTACAATCAAGTTTTTACTTCATATACTTTTCTTAATCATCTCTTGGATAGAAATAAAGCTGAAAATGAGTGATTCCAGTACTGTGTGAACAACAGAAATGATAATTAGTTCTTATACATGACTGATCTTTTATATATTGGTTTGTATAATATCACTAAGGCCTTCTGTGCAGAAACAAGATAATTGCTtctccaaaatttaaaaaataaaaaaaggaaggaaaactAGACGAGTAATGAACGAAATTGCAACATACAGGTCCAGCATAACATAAAGGATTGTTTACACACAGAGATATTCTACACAAGATGTTTTGAGGATAGGAGGAGTTTAGTACAGGATATTAAGCTAAAATGCATTTTGCTTTTCTGTTTTTGGTGCGCTAAACTGTATTCTAGTGACACTGAATCAATCCTAGATGTCCTAGGCACCATTTAGGATTGGTTTCATATCTGGTATATTCTGTACCTATTCCATTTGTAAATTGTTTTTTTCAGTACACCTATGTACTGGTTTTATTACAAAGTTACCTTACTCAAAAAAAGATATTCTACACAATTCCATCTCATCACCATAAACAGAACAAGCTGCAAGAATTAGATATCACCCATCCAAAAGTTCGAGACTAAGAGACATAAGAACTCCTAGGTGTCCTAAGAAGAAACACAGTTTGTGGCACTGTCAGCAGAATGTAGCAGTACTTACAGAAGTTGTTATCCTTCAGAATATATATTTATGCTACATAACAACCTTTTACCTTTCTCTCTCCCACAAAttgaaaagaacaaaagaagGTGAGTAAAGTTTCTACATGACATCTTTTAGATTATGAAAGACACGATAAAACTAGGTTTGAGCCTGATAGAAACATATGTTTAATATAGCAAGTATTTGGGAAAATTACTGttagcatttttttttcattggcaAAGGCAGATCCTGATCCCCGTaaagtaggggtaaggtctgcgagAGCACACACACCCTTCCCATTTGAGACCCCATTTGTGGGATCACACTAGGTATGCTATTGTTGATGTAAAGGAAGATCATAATCCAGGAGGTACAGTCAGTGTATTCGGAGTGTTAGCTGGGTTGGGAGAAAATACACTGGGTAAATGCTTACCCGCACCGAGTGTTTACACCAAACCAATAAATGCAAGACGCATGTCTTTCACATACATATTTAACACTTAACCATGTTTAATGTATTTTCCCTTAATTGTTAACCGATAAGATTAACTTTATTGGTTTGATGTAAACACCCGACGCGGATAAATTTTTACCAATACACCGCACCCATTGCTCCCAAAATGATTGGCGCTCTGCCCCTACTTGTGGGCTGCACTTTTAAGACTTATTACAACTCTTAGGAGTAGTTTGGTAGATAACAAGTTATCTCGGAATAATAATATGGAGATTAAATAATACAGGATTATTCAGTGGGTATACTTCTATTGTTGGATGTTTAGTTCATTGGAATAAAAATGGGATATTGGGGAGGTGCAGTCTGTGTATTCGGAGTGTTCGTTGGGTTGGGAGAAAACCCAGTGGTATATACTTACCTGCACCAAGTGTTTACACCAAATCAATAAATGCAAGACACATGTCTTTCACATACATATTTAACACTTAATCATggttaagtgaaatgtattttCCCTTAATTGTTAACTGATAAGGTTAACTTTATTGATTTGATGTAAACATTCGACTTGGATAAATTTTTACCAATACACTGCACCCATTGCTCCCTGCAAGCATAGGTTCTCCAGATACTTGTATAGACTTAGCACCAGCTTGTTGTTGGAAAATTTCTCCTTTCAATATACTAGCTACTTACATTGTCCAAAAAAAGAAGTACTATTATCATTATCATAAACAGCCTTTTCAAACTATAGACTATTTTAAGCTAGGTGGTCTGATAGCCAATTACTAATTTAAGACAGCATTggaacaaaatataattaatagaaTTCAGGCCTAGTTACAAAAGAATTGGGAGGAATCCAACTTGTTGGACCCCAAAACTTTGAATAGGACTTGAAGTCCATTAAAGGGAGATAGGACTTATGTACAAACCTATTCCAGTTGGTTCTGCAAGGATGAAACTTGATGCTGTACATTTGGGCAAGCattgaattgaaagaaataaggGGAAAGAAAAGCACATTGGACCCATTTCTCTTCAGTTTCCTAGATCTTTTATTTGTCAAGAACTACTTAAACTATAGATGATCAAATCCAAAAGCAAGACATCCTAAGAACATATGAACACAGAGGCAACTGCTTTCAAATACTAAAATCAGAGATTCCCTCCTTAAGCAAGGGTGGGAATGGGATGAGGAGGAAAGCGGTTTGTTTGCTCTCTttctgtctgcttgatttccctTGCAGAAGAAAGAATCTTGGAATGGCAAAAAGGATAAAGAGATCAAAAGAATACAATCAACTTGCTAAGTTCTAGCAGAACTGTATAACGTAAAACGGGCTAAGACCAGAGGTGGAAACACGggtaaaaaaagaatgaaagcaCATGGCCCTCTTTTAATTTTAGCAAATTATTTACAGAAAACTCCAAAcatgtttggattggcttaaaagttggtcaaacctacttttaagtcatttttagtttttgagagtgtttgacaaggttaaaaataacttaaaataagtttaaaatgacttaaaaaagttaaaaaccaaaagtacGACTtttcctactttttattttttgacttaaaaagtcatttaagtttgactttttatttttcgacttaaaagctatttttttttaaagccaatccaaacgggctctcaCTCTTGATCAGTGTTATCAAAAGTGAAAAGCACAAAAAAGCTACAAGGTCCTTTGGGGATTTAAACAAAAATGAGTGTGGCCTCTGATGAAAAAATGCACAAATGGAGAAAAACTTCAAATATGTATGCCTCGTCCAAGGTTAATAATCATAAGCATGAAATAACAAGTATATGGACTAaaaatttggaagaaaataTGATGAAGTGAAATATCAGTTGTTTAGTGTCACATCTTCAGGATTACACTCATTGTCAAGGTAAAGTATGTCTTCGAGCTTTGATGACGACAACAAAGCGCCCATAAAGCGAGGTGAACCGCTCAACATGTAGTGAGACTCACTTTATGGCTTAAGTGCGCCTTTGACAACACTGCTCTTTATGAATGTAAATGGGAACAgtgaattattataattttaagtttgattGCCCTTCATCAAGCTGAAAGGCTAGAAGGTGAGCAATCGAAAAGTACATTGATCAGAGAAAATAAGATTAGTCAAGAGTTCAGTCAATGTTAAGTACCTTGAAGTCGGTCAAATCTGGAACTACGTAGTTAGGCAGCTTCTCTTGCACAATAACATAACCACCTGGAACAAGAAAGAACGATCTAATATTAGAAATAAACTTAGATGTCTGTGTGTTTCTATGTGACTTAATTGTTGATTTTCAGCGTCAAAAAATGCTGGAATATTTAGCTTTCAAAGAGAAGGAATTCGGTAATTCTACTTCTTTATCATGGGTAAATTATGAACTTAGACAAACATGGTCTGGGCCAAGCGAGCAAGAAATATAAATCCCCTAAGCTGTAGCCTAATAACTTGTCAGATGTTAATACTACAACCACATAATCTTTTTACATAAAGCTATAGAAAACCTGTTTCAAACAGGGAGAAAAGACAAAAGAATAGCACTCCTAGTTCACAATACTTGAATAGAGATTTCAAACCTTTGCGAGTGTGAAAACCAGTAGGCTTGCAATTTTTTCCCTTGTAGAAGCCCCGAGGAACCTTTTTTGTAGTAAGAATATCAAGAGATGAAGTACGCTTTCTTCTGAAAGATCTCCCTAAACCTAATAACAGTCCCAGCGGCATTGTATGGTCTTCCAACTAAAAGAATTGTGCCTAGAGACaacaaaatacaaagaaaaaaggGTATTATATATTTGCATAAGATCAAAATTTAATCTTTGAAGTTATAAGCAACTTTTGCTTTTTAACCCTTAATCACTGGTTTtctagatttatttatttattgtggaAAAAGGGCATTCTATCTTTGCATATGATCAAGATTTAATTTCGAAGTCGTGATCAACATTGACTTTTTAACCCATTAGTACCGTCACAGCAATCTATTCCTCCAATGATCACCCCAATATCCTAAGGCAAAGATAATTAGCATGTCACGAGGAAATATGGAAACAAGGCAAATCCAGAGGCAATGCCAGGAATTCTAAAAAagggattaaaaaaaattcgtaTACCTAGAAGCTTCTCTTTTGTTAAGGGTATAAATTTGTTTTTGCCCTACTTATACCATGTATTTTCGGATGAAGGGGATATAATTGAACCCCCTTACTTATCTTTAGCTCCTTCAGTGGGAAAATCCCTGGTGCTAAACACACCGCttagaaaaaaatgtgaaaccaaaccaaattgaaataaattcgATTCAGTTCGGTTATTAcaatttcggttcggtttaccaaatttaataaataatggtacattttcaaaattcaatcacatttgttcacttttttatgttttaagtacgtctcactttttttttcccaGATACAAGGAAcccaaaaacaaacaaagagcATTATTATAGTTATAACTTATAACACCAAACAAGCTAAGCTAACTTCCAATATGTGGAAAATCGAGTCTGCCAACCAAACCTAGGTAACTGCTTCACGATTACACCCATTCACAGTAGTAGACAACTTAGAATCAGAAACATTCATCCTTTCACTCTATGCACATATTCATTACAAATACACAGccctttctttccttttcttaagTGCAGTTGGAGGATCATTTTTCTGCTATACTAGACATTGGCAGAACAACACTACACCCCTTCATGTATCGGTAACTCATAGTGGACACCGAAAAGAACGTTGTGCTCACTCAAGAATAAATTAGGTAGATCAATACAAATACAAGTTTGAAGGAGAGCAGTGGTCACTGGTCATTAGGGGAATAAAAACATGCATGTGATAAAAAGAGTTACAAACTAAAGTCCAGCTGCCAGCAGGAAGCATTGCAATTTGCAGCAACCAGCAGGCACTGGCAGCATTGCAAATTGAAGTTGCAGCAGAAAGAAACAAATTTGAGATTCCATGAAGTTTCAAATATGATCTGGTTTTAAATGTCTTGTGGTCTGTATTTTAAGGTATGAGGTTGACTAATTCAATATAAGTATTCAACATGAGAGTTGGGACGCGATGAGCACTGACCTTCGAGGCGCGACTCGTGAGCGAGCACTAGGCAGTGGCCAATGAGAAGCGGCTTGCAGTTGCGGGCTGCGAGCACTCAGCCAAGACGACTGAGCAGTGGGCAACGGCTGGCCTGAACTTAAGAGACGACGGACGACGAGCTGAGAGATGAGAGTTGAGAGACAACTAATGAGAGTTAGGGATTTCAATTCTGATTGGGTAATGGGCCGGCTGGAGCATGGGCTGAAAACTGAAGTAATTTAATTAAGATTTAAGGGtgtaaagaatatatataaaatttcggtttttcggttaaCCGAGTTTTCTTagctaaaaaatttaaaatcaaaccgaataacaaaatattaaaatttgaaatcaaaaccAACCGAAAAAACTGAAACcgaaatttcataaaattcgGTTCAGTTGATTTTTTCGATTTTAACGTTTTATTCTAATAGAACTAATTttaactatttatattttgcaCATTACACAGACCGCATATCTTGAGTTTTCTAAGTTCGATTCCTtacttcaaaagaaaaatacataaacctAAACAAACCGTATAGAATTTgacgaaaaaagaaaaaatccaGACATTTCTtgcttacaaaaaaaaaaatatatcagtAATCAACCATTATTTCAAGCACAACAGCATATAAAAATGGAAACCAAGTAAAATAATTACCAGTATCTGCTGAGGATGCTTGCCCAGTGGAAGAACCGAGAGGAAGATAGCTCCAAAGGGCTTTAAAACTGTGGGCTATTGAGAGAAAAAAGCCCAAAAATGGGAATGTCACATGTTTTGTTTTGAGTGtaagcgaattatacaaacgtaacTATAAATTATATAGATGAgctgcaaattatacaaacgagtAAGCTATAACTATAACCCGAAAATATGCAAATTGtagataaaaattataattaagtttattatagtggttatttatgaaatttcccATAAAAGGACCTAGTAGAGAGGCCCAACAGAAATAATGCCAGCCCAGTAACATTTTTACTTGGGCCGTTGAGGCCCTGTACATTATCATGTGTGATGtcttagaaaatatttggacaaattacttaattacACTCTTTTatttaccttaatatccatttatccctacttatttcaaaattttcaaaaatcccttatttacctatgtatcccgcatgtatcccgtgcacaacgctatgtatcccactatgtggaatgtatcaaacgctatgtatcccgtgcacaacgctatgtatcccgcatgtatcctgtgtacaacgctatgtatcccgctatgtggaatgtatcaaacttaatgtatcccgtgcacaatgctatgtatcccgcaaacatcatttttaagggatttttggtaaatagaaaactagaagggatatgatgttatttagtacttataatatgtggttcctataatttatacaaaatattttgtgtcttaaaatttagaattttttgtGCAAAAACTCTTCAACTTTTTTTGGAAAACTACCTAATTATAATTGAAGTATTTAAATGTGTTTGAATCATGCTGCTAAGGGCTTGTTTGGTAGTTATAGTtagagttatgcaggtatttATAATGTAGGAATTAGTTATGAGGGAATCTATATATCATTTTATGTAAGTATAATTATACAAAGATCTATCATGTAttaaattatacatagattcTCTCATAACTTAAACATACATTAATTGGTTATGCGGGTTTTCAAAttgcaaataaaatatcatattaattttatacgtAACTTATGTTGAATTTAATACCTATATAACTCACCTCTAAAGCACCtatcaaacgaccccttaatctATCAGCTCAAAATCAGCATGATTCGAATcctatttttaaattatgtctGGTCATGAATGCATGTCACCAACAAAATGCACCTCAAATCCAGACGTAAAAAATGCAATTCACTGAAAAACTTTTGGgaaaaaaacaaacaagaaaagctaaagtattttcttttgaataacTCAGTTCACATTGCAGAGATTTTACTATTGACTTTGGTACATGTGAATTTAGAAGAAAACGTCAACATCGATCTCGATCTACTTCATATAATTAaaagtaaagattttattatattttgtgttcttttgCCTTCATGAAACACATGTTTCACATTCAAATCAATTGAATGTCAGTTTGACCCTAACATaacaaattaagaaatgaataaaacatacatcttttaaataattaatgatacttttagtatatcaatttcaattaacaataaataagaagtgTGCTAGAAGGTTCCTATATGACCAATgcacaaaaacaaaagaatatgaGTGATCATTCATTAATAATTTCAAACTACAATGATCTAAAGGGTTGATGGGTTTGAAAGCAAGATATgcaaaaattattaatataaaataatatatagattcttcaaacaaaataatatcTAGCTCCACTGAATTAAGTAATAGGACATTTAATTATGTATCAATAACCCAATTATCTCTAAATGCAGATTGTTAATGAGTCTGGACAATTCAATCGTGAAGCACAACTTTAGAGAGCAAAACAGAATTATTAACCTGCATGTTTtgataaattcaatattttgataGTTTATTCGATGTTTGACATCGATGCTTCTTGCGTAGACATTATAGAAACTATGTTTAATAAACTTTCAAAGGATTGTAATACTAATGACTGCATGATAAACTATTTCAAACTAATGGATAGTGTCACATCACTGCTCAAGCATTATAAATTTCggtttgtattatttattattatgtaCGTTGcgcaaaacaaaaaaaaagttagacaAAATTGGAAACAACGTGTGTTGATTGCTTACCGTTCTCAGGAATAAATTGTCAGAAATacaagacataatacataatatACACTCAAATAAACATTTCAACTTTGAGAGCGTATATATAGACGCTTTAACTTGATATGATATGAACAGTAACTGAACACTCCAATGCATTCTTATTGAGTCTCGTGGACACTTGACACTGATGTGGCACATGAATTTAAGAAGTATCTAGATGGTTATTTTGTAAGTTAGTGCacgttaaaagttaaaatactTACTTGTTAGTAGAAAACAAATTTGAATGTCTGTTACATTAATATGTTATGGCAATACGCAAAAAAGTGAAACACTGTCAAGAGCATTAgtcaaaaagagagaaattcTGGCAAAGTATgtcttttcaaaattaaattataatttatacagTAGTTCTATTGGGAATCAGACCagggagaaaaataaaagagagaactGTAGAGTGCTTTTTGAAAAATGGAATAATAAAGGTTATATTGTATTATGATATTTTGCTCTTTAATATCTTCTACACTGTATATTACCATTGATGGAGCTAGAAGgaaaattataatttgccaAGTTCGAAAAgctttttttttcctcctaGGTCGTTTGGTTATGAACAAGTTATCCCGAGATTACTTATTTCGTGATAAGTTATTCCACTATGTATATGCGTGGAACAACTTATCATATCACTAAGgtaaaaatagtgaaataaatAATCCAAGAATGACCTAATTTCTCTaaccaaacataaaataaaataatcctcTATTTTATTCTAATATTATTATACTTTATACTTCACACAAAACGACTCCTTATAGTAGTAATTAGTTAACAAAGCTtgaataaaacaattttttttaaaaaaagtttaggCTTTATATTATATGCGCCTTTTCAACTGTACTTCAGTTGGTTGAGTATTAAATTGAGagaagtaataaattaagttaaattagttaatttattctgtagttaatatttttattgagtatGCAAAACAAAACATGATAAGTAAAACGAACTAAAGGAAGTATtatctttctcatttttttaatcacaaaataaaatgatgTGCAGAATCGGTTCCTTCATTTTCCTAGTAATTCTTGCTCCAACTAATAATTGTTTACTATAAGCTCAATTTATTAAGCTAGGATATTCATATCACGTGAATTAGGCCTTTTGCAAGTATAATTGTTTATTAGAGTCTCTctcttcaaaaaaattcaaaaaaaaagtttttttttaaaatttacaagAACATTGCATGAATATATGACTTTACGTAACATTAGGCGAGAATCTATATGTGATAGATAATAGATTAGACAAAGTGTTGCTAATTAAGTCCAAATTTCAACTACTTTAAGACTTAAGTAGGTGCAATTGttatagaaaattttaaaactcgaTTTAACCAAATAATTAGGTTACGGTAATGACTAATAATGAACTCTTGACAATCCAGCTCCTAAAAAGTGCTGATACTTGTAATTATTATTGAAGAGTGACTTGTATCCAATTAAATATCGCAAATGAGTTAAAGAATGTTAATTTACACTTGTTAATGTCAATAACAAATCAGAAATTTCAGCAAGGAAATTTATCTGAACCCtctcaataaaaaattacatagcatatatataattataagatgaattataattattttaatataaaatagaatTGAATTTACTTCTACGTGATTCAGttacttcttttttaaaaaaaaattgaggtggGGAAAGGGAAATGGGAAGGATCGAGAGTTCAACAACCAATCAACTAAGCTATTAAGATATCACAATCGATTAATTTGATAAACGAAATTGAAGTATAACATGGATACGTACCCAAATAATCAGGTAACAACTCGTTTGGTCAAGCACTGGCGAATGGTATTTGGATTCCGTCCAAATTAAtgtgaagtgaaagagaaaggTAAGTGAACAGTTTAAGTGAAGGTAAAGTCGTGATGGATAGTGGGCCTATTTTTGAGTGACCACCGACCGCCGCTTTAGGATGTCTTTTTCCCACTGAAATTGGTTGCCATGAAAATGACTCTCCTTCTTGGCCTTTGAGCCCTTTGATTTTTGGCCACCCAACTTTaaacagaagaaaaaaatcacttCCTACTCCTTTTACAAATTGCTCTTTTGGTTTCCTTACATGGAccaatttacttttaaattaaaggaaatgatcaaaataattatgtacatatcatagaataaatctttgtttttctatttgaatatgtctttattattattcttagagGATTGACTCAGAGTTACCCTTTAACAGTAGAAAACAGAACAAAATTCGTCCTTCGTTTTGAATCTGGTTTTAAATATTGCACT
Above is a window of Solanum stenotomum isolate F172 unplaced genomic scaffold, ASM1918654v1 scaffold34432, whole genome shotgun sequence DNA encoding:
- the LOC125852385 gene encoding uncharacterized protein LOC125852385: MPLGLLLGLGRSFRRKRTSSLDILTTKKVPRGFYKGKNCKPTGFHTRKGGYVIVQEKLPNYVVPDLTDFKLKPYVSQCPIGTTSASTEANKTAK